Proteins encoded in a region of the Neodiprion virginianus isolate iyNeoVirg1 chromosome 2, iyNeoVirg1.1, whole genome shotgun sequence genome:
- the LOC124297003 gene encoding GILT-like protein 1, whose product MSKYLVLLLITIGAVTAQQKVSVKIYYESLCEDSMAFFTKSFVPAWRDEDVQRYINLSLIPYGKSIPKSSDPNNRWDCHHGREECVGNKFQSCIIDKSSALTVKNQVDFIDCLMSKADKSSAYMTTADTCALTVHTSTATLNNLKGCAEGSQGNSIYEMNQNKTNALQNPLQSVPTIVFNDRYNKADSDTAQKSFLTVLCKYIMDSPKPKACDSVSGAPSTTAGLMSLVTAGLIYRML is encoded by the exons ATGAGTAAATACTTGGTGTTGTTGCTCATAACTATCGGTGCTGTCACTGCTCAGcag AAGGTCTCGGTGAAGATTTACTATGAGTCACTATGCGAGGACAGCATGGCTTTCTTCACAAAATCATTTGTACCAGCATGGCGAGATGAAGACGTACAACGTTACATTAACCTGTCGTTGATCCCATATGGAAAAAGTATCCCAAAGTCGTCCGACCCGAATAACAGGTGGGATTGCCATCACGGAAGAGAAGAGTGTGTCGGCAATAAGTTTCAGTCATGCATTATCGACAAGTCCTCGGCACTAACAGTTAAAAACCAAGTCGATTTTATAGACTGTCTCATGAGTAAAGCTGACAAGAGCTCAGCTTACATGACGACTGCAGATACC TGTGCATTGACAGTACATACCAGCACTGCgacgttgaataatttgaaaggATGCGCTGAGGGTTCACAAGGAAATTCGATATATGAAATGAATCAGAACAAAACAAATGCACTACAAAACCCTCTGCAGTCCGTCCCAACGATCGTCTTTAACGAC agaTATAACAAAGCAGATTCTGACACTGCACAGAAATCATTCCTTACTGTCTTGTGCAAGTACATTATGGATTCTCCGAAGCCAAAGGCCTGCGACTCCGTAAGCGGAGCTCCGAGCACAACTGCAGGACTCATGAGCCTCGTAACTGCAGGTCTTATTTACCGTATGCTGTAA